The region AGTACCGTGTATGGTATGGATGTTGAGAAAAGAAAGAGTTATTGATATAAAAGGGTAGTAAGTAAATCCTACGAAATCATGCCGTTGCTGACGGATAGATTTCGTAGGAAGTGGATGGTTATACTTTTGGGAATATACAGGAGGAAGAGAACCTTCAGGGAAGTTATCCAAAGAAGTAAAAAGGATTAATCTAAGTACTTTAAATATATAGAATATTGATAAGTAATAAGTACATGCATGAGAGCAAGATTGACGATAACGAAGAAGAATTCGTAGGAGATAGCTTAAGCTTTAATGCAAAGCAGTCGGAGTAATTAAAATATCATTATTTTGGTATGCCATCTCGACAGTATAATCAAAAGGCACAGACACAATGAAACCTATGCATTTCTTTTGCAACTATATTGTAAAAGATTTTAAATAACTTTATCTTGCCTTTAGTAATAAAATAAATATTAGAGTAAAGTATTGATAATTTTATGTTTTTACATTATTATGGAGTACTAACTATCAAAAATTATTGTAAGGTACGATGAAGATGAAAAAAATTTATATAGTGTTTATTGCGTCAAATTTCAAATCAGGAAAATTAATTCGGTTTTTCACGAGAGGAAGATATAATCATATAGCATTTTCACATGAACCATATATATCTGAGGTTTATTCATTTGCTAGATATAATTATTACGAATCCCTTCTTGGAGGGTTTGGTCCAGAGTATTCGAATCGTTACTTATGCCAGGGAAAAGATATCGCAATAAAGATATGCCAGTACGATGTAGCTGAGGAACATTATGAGAGGATCAAGGAAAAGCTTGATTACTATGGAAAAACTAAGACAAGGTATAATATTTTGTCTGTTTTAACTTACCCATTGAAGAAACAGGTGGAGCTTCCGGATACCCATACGTGTATCAGCTTTATGTTAGAGTTACTAGAGTTAAACAATAACATCACCATAAATAAATTAGAAACGATGCTATCAAAGAGTGTTATATATGAAGGAAATTTAAGTAATCGATTATCATACGTAGCAGCTCTAGATGAAGATGAATTTTTTGTTCGGAAAAAGCGGCTTGACGTATGGAGAAAAAACTGTTTGTATTATTATTGGTTATTTGCTACATTGGTTAGATTACATATTTAGTGATGTTCTACCGCTATTACCTTATCACAAATTCAGTGAAAGTTAATAAGAAAAGCAATTTGGTAATATGTCAATAACTAATTTGAAATGATTTTAGATAGAAGGGGAACTTTAATAGACCTACGGTCTGAGTTCAACAGAATAAATAGGAAGTAAAATCAGTACAACTCTCCTTTAAACACGATACGGTGAACCGTATCATAAGTAACGGAGAGTTTTACTGCTTTTGGAAAAAGAGACGGTGGTTTCGAATCCCACCGTCTCCGCTTAGTATCATTAGTCTCAACCTTTAGGGGTTGGGGCTTTTTTTGGCTCTTTGTCAAGTCTTGGGGTGGGATTCACGGAATCCCGCTCCATTACTTCATTTAGAGCTATTTTAATGTTTTGGTTTATAATTCATGTTTTTGGGCGTGCCAAATAAGCCTCTTGCCTAGTCGTCCATTTTCTAATTAAATAGTGCAGTGTATAATTCTTGTTCGGAATCTATTGAAGTTACGCATTCCAAAAGATAATCTTTTTAGTACCTTGATTTTGTTATTGTAGCCTTCGGTAGGGCCATTTGTATATTTGTATTTAAAGGCATTTAATATACCTTTTGACCAGTTTCTATAGGTTTTGGCACAGTTCTCAAATTCAGGTATTCCTGATTTTTCAGCTGTTTTAACCCAATCCCAGAAAGCTGTTCGTTGATAAGAATACTTTTCGCTTTGGCAAATACCATAGAACCATTCTTTAAGATTGTGAGCTACTCTCAAGTCATCATTGTAAAGCAACATAAGGTCGCATGCTTTCTTGTTTTCATCCTTAAGCTTGGCGTAGCGAGTTAGTATTAGCTTTCGGCTACGTTTGTAGTATTTTCTGAGGTTTGCAGACATTGTTTTCTGGAGTCTTTTCCTCACATTTTCAATTGCCCATGTAACATACCGGATGAAATGGTATTTGTCGATAATGATTGTGGCATTAGGGAAATAAGCTTTTGCTAAGTCCACGTAAGGCTGCCACATGTCACAGACGAAGAACTTCACACGGTGACGCTCTGCTCGGCTTGTTTCTTTAAAATAGGCACTTAAATGGCTCTGCGTTCTGTCCGGTAGTATATCTAGAATGCTACGTTTCTTGGCATCCAAAAGAATACATTGGTATTTCCCCGCATCCGTATCTCCCTTGAACTCATCAATTGAGATACACTCTGGAAGAGAGGGAGCGGAATAGTTAACGGTGTCTAAAAGCCGGGTAACAGTATTTACTGATACATTCGTTATTTCAGCAACGGACTTGATATTTATAAGATTTCTGAGTAGGTCTATAATCTTGTAAGATAATCGTAAAGTACGCTGTTGATAAGAGGGAAGGAAATGATATTTTTCCGTAAATCTTTTACCACACTGGCAGACATAGCGTCTTTTCTTAAGGACCAAATATGTATGTTTCATTTGAAATGGCAGATCCTTAATTTCTTGATTACGGTAATCATGAATGCGTTTGGTTTGATTACCGCAGCAAGGACAAGTATGTAAAGAAGGAGCTGTTTCAATGAATATCTTTACATAGTGATCAGCATGCACAACTTTTTTGATATAAACATCTTTTAAATCTAAAAGATTTCTGGTACAATTAGAGTGCATTTATATGGAACCTCCTTTGGAAGTGTTTGTTTGGACGACGGGCATTTTCGGGGAGGCTTCTTTTATTTTATTACATAAAAAGAAGGTTGGGAATATGTTAAATGATACACACCCCAACCTTTATTATAGAACCCTTTTTTTGTTGAGTCGATAGTCGCTAAGTGGCAGGAGAGTCAAGGAAGTATTGGGAAGTGCGATTCTAATGTGGAATGACCTGGAATTGGAAATTAAAGGATGGCGTAGGCAAAGAGGGAGAAATGGTGATAGGAAGTTGGACACCCGATGGACACCTAAGTGACTAAATAAGAAGTTTAGATTAGAAAGAGAAAGTTGATTGCTGGAAAAATATAGTGTATTATAGGAGTGTAAATAAATTTTTAATCTATAACTAATCATAAAAATAGATAATACTAATTATAGCAATAATGGGAAGTTGATTTCATACTTCGGAATTAGTGAGAAGATAAATGCAATACATCAAATAGATTTTTTGAAAAAGGTGGTGCTAAGAATGAATCCAAATACTGATAAATTATACTTATATTTATGCAAAAATATAGAATTATTACAATTACCAATTATTGTAGAAGATGGTTGCGATGTTTTTCCAATACTTTTCAGTAAAATTGAACAATATATACAATTATTATGTGGTAATGATTGTCTTAGAAAGTATGTACATAATGCTGAAATAATTGTCCAAAGACTAAAAGAAGCTATAGAATCATATTTAAAGGGCAATATTAATATTGCTAATGATATTATTATGTTAATACTAGAAGATACAAAAAAAATGGGTGGCAAGTTAATAATTTCTACCATAGATGAATGTTTATCTGAAGATGAAATGGACCAACTATATAAAGCAAGAACAGGGAGTTTTCAACCATTCAGCGAAGATGAAATGCTTCATATTCCATTTAATAAAAGAGGTTTAGTCCAGAACCAAAGATACAGTATTAATGGAATGCCTTGCTTATATTTGGGCACATCAACCTATGTTTGTTGGGAAGAGTTAAGTCGTCCAGATTTCAATTCATTTTGGGTAAGCAGGTATGAGGTAAAAGACACCAGATTAAAAATTCTAAACTTATCATATACATTACAAGATATCATGAATTATAAAAATCATAATTCAAACGATTATGAATTAGAAAGAACTTTAATTGAATACTTTTTGTATTGGATAATACAGTGTGCATGTTCAATTTTTGTAAAAAATAAAAATAGAGTATTTAAAGAAGAACATATCATTCCTCAGTTAATAATGCAAAATATTCGAAGGACAGATATTGATGGGATTATGTATTTCTCTACTCGTGGTAAGTATACAGCTGGATATCGTGCTTGGATTATGAAAAATTTTGCTTTTCCTGCAGATGATTACGAGATACTCACAGATAATGTGTTTGATAATGAAAAATATAAAGAAAATAAATTATCTAGAAAACTAAAAGAAGCCTTTTCGTTGACTGCTCCATTAAATATGGGGTTAATAAGAGTAAGATCAGGGAATGAATTTTGTATAAGTGAAGAAACAAAATGTATAAATGAAGCGCTTAAGTACATTGAAATTGCTAAACCTTCGATAAATTCAGATCGGATTAGTAGCCTTATAGCTTTGTCAGAGAAAAATTATATGCGTTACGAATATACAAAATTCTATGAAATGGAATTAGAATTAAGGTATATGATTGCTAATAGGATTACATAACTCTGTATTCTAAACAACAAGTGAAGAGATAGAGAGGATTTTGTTCAAATTCAATTTGATGAATGCAAAGTTTTTATAGTGAACTTAAATGAGCATAGCTGACTTCCCATTATGTTTATAAGGACGAACTTAACCATAATGGAATATGTAAAGCATACTGTAACTTATTCGATGAGTTAAATCTTTGAAAATTAGATGGGGGATACATATGGGAGATTATAATTATTTCAAATTATCTTTACTCGCAGAAGATGGTGACTTGGGTGCTATGATTGATTTAGCTAGGTATGCTTTATCTATTAAAAAATATGATTTAGCATTCGAATGTATTAGTAAGGCTGTAATGTTATCAGACTATATAGATTCGTCTAGAACAATTGAGGCGTATGAGGAGTATGCTTCTTTACATATTAATGGTCGTGGATGTGAAAAGAGTGCTTTTATGGCTGCTTTTTGTTATTACTCAATTTATATTTTAGGTGAAAAAACGTATCATGATAAGTTAACATCTTTTGTATCTATTTACAAAGCAGAACTGATTAATGAAGTTCAATATAAACTGGTTATTGCCCAAATTGAGATTAATAGTATAGGCGCACATATCCTTCCTAGAAAAGATTATAATTTTTTTATATATCTACTGAAAGAATTATCATTTTCATCTATTGAAATCACACAGTTCACACAAGGAGTTGAAATTTTGGATGTTGATATTGAAAAAATTTCAGATGTCGGTAATACTTTTGAAGTAATTTATTTTAAGAAACAGGCAATGAACTATATAAATAAGTGCTTTACTGATCTGAAAGAAAAACAAGAAGCTTTAAAACAAGAATTTAATAAAAGTAATGAAGAGGAAAATCAAATGAATATTATAAAATCATTTGAAGATCGAGCAAAGAATTTAAAAAACAATCTTTCAAGCTCGTATTCAACATTGGGGGATACAGCTCAAGTAATTGAAGAAAATTATTATGCAGCGTACAATTATTACAACGGAATATGCTTTGGATCAAAAGACTCTTATGACAAACTAAATGGGATTATCGATAAAAAAGATGTATATACGGGACTTAATCAAAGAATTCAAGAACTATTTAGTTTTATTTCTGGTAATAAAGATATTAAGTTTGAAACAAATGAATTTGATTTTATTCTTTTTTTAATGAAATATTATGATTTTCAAGAAAAAGATATAAAGGCTGTTGATAGTACATTATAGCTAGATTTAAAGTAAAATAATTTATTTCACAATTGAGAAGTTAAACCAACTTCCCATTATATTTAATCTGAGAATGTATGTTCATATAATAAAAGTCGCAGCTTTTGTTAATATACTATGACACCTTTAGGACACTTGAGACTATAATTTAGTAGTATTAGAATCTTTACATGATGCACTTTTCGACTCCTTCGTCGCTAAGAACAACACTTAGACCTAGTAATTATCCCAATTAAACAAATGTTCGAATCCCACCGCCTCCGTTTGGGAAGATTAGTCCCAACCTGAAAGGGTTGGGATTTTTTATGCGAGAAGAGAGTTAACATACCTTAAATTGTTGGATATGTTAGCTCTTTCTTTGAAATTGTTACTAAATAGAACCGTGGATTTTAATAGGATTAGGTGCGGTTGTTATACTAAAAAGATAAATTCAAAATAAATTTCGCTTATGTTTATTGAGTTGATTTTCATGAGTTTGAGACTTGATATCGGATATTAGAATATAGAAAGGTAAATTTACATATTACACCAAAATATTAATGCCATTGATAATAGCAAACAGCCATGGTAAAATACACCATAATATGACATTGAATAAGTTTTATGAGGTGGGTATGATTGAATTTCAAGTTGATGAGTGGAGAAACCCTGTAAAAGACTACCTAAATTTAAGTATAGATAATTGTTATACATTGTATTATGATGAGTGTAATAATTGTCGAAAGTTTTGTATTAAGGAGCAGTCTTATAATGTACCTGCTGAAGAAGATTTTGTTTTAGCAGGAGTGGGGTATGTGAGTAATCAGAAACCTGATTATGATTTTGGACGGTTGTGGTCAGATTTAAGACTCCAGAAAAATGTTAAAGAAATTAAGTTTACAAAGCAATTTCCTAAAGGCAATTTTTTAGAGTGTATGTCAAGTAGAAGAACTGAAGCATTTTTAGAATGGTTGGATGGTAGTGGTTTGTCTATTCACTGCTCGCATGTTAATAATCTATTTTATTCAACTGTTGATATTGTTGATTCAATAGCTGATATGGACGATATTACTACATTTGGTTATGATATTTACCCATTGAAAAATGTCGTATATAAACTATTTCTATCAAACAGAACATATTTTTGATGAAGAGACGGAGATTTATAAAGTCCTTAGTACATATGATATAAAGGATGACAATAAAAAACTAAGCAATTATAAATTTGTAAAATCAGAAAGTGAATCGTTAGTTCAAGTGTCGGATGTTGTCTCTGGATTGTTTGGTAAGTTCTTCATTTATGTAAATACAAATGAACATATGGTTTTTTTCATATTAAATCTTCACTTTCTGATTTACAAAGAAAAAATATAAAATTATTTTATAAGATACTTATGGATTCTCAAAATAAGAATCCTGCATTTATGCATTCAATAGCGAGTTACACTGAATTACGTAAAATCAGTGATTTCTTTGAAATATTTGGGTAGATTGAGAGGAGAAAGAAGTTATGAAGTATATATTAATGGATACAAATATATATTTAGATATACTTATCGATAGAAAAAATCAGGTATCAAGTAAATTGGTTGAGACATTTGAGAAATTACTGGATTATGATGAGATAAAACTCATTGTACCATCTATAGTAAAGTTTGAAACTTATAAGCATATATATGAAGAATTTGATAAAGTTAGTAAAAATTTAAAGAAAACCATAAAAAATATAGAACAGTTATATGGGATAAATGCCTATAAAGTTAATAGTCTTGACATCAAAGATTATAAGAAGAAATCTAAAAAAGAATTACAAGATGCAGCAGATATGTTTGAGGCAAACAAGGAAACTTATCTAGAAGATTTGAAAAGATTAATTGAGAAGGTCTTTAACCACAGAAACACTATTATAATAAATGAAGATGATAACTTAATAAAATCTTGCTTCCTTAGACGAATGTATAAAAAGGCACCTTTTCACATAGAGGGAAAAGATTCAATTGCTGATGGGATGATTACGGAAACATTAATAAATATTACTTATTACATCACAGTTGATGATGACAGTGAGGTATATTTTGTTACTGGCAATTATACTGACTTTGCGGACAAGGATAATAAAGACATCTTACATCCGCATATTGATCAAGACCTTGTGAGTAATGGATTAGATAAAAAAGTATCTTATATTAGGACATTTCAGCAGCTTATTGGAAAATCGTTAGTTCAAGAAGTCACTAATGCTAATTTAAAAGAAGAATTTGAACGTGAGTTGGAGGAAGAAGAGGAGCAACTACGAGAACAGCAAGAGATGGAATATAGTGATTTATACCGTGAGAGTTTTGGATTAAGCTCTTTAAGTAGCTTTGAATCTAACTTAGAGGATACTTTTATAGACAGTGATTTTTATGAAAAGGTTTGTTCAGTATTTAGAGATATTAATGGTACTTACTCAGCATTTGAAGATTTTGCGTCGTTTTACGAGTATGATCTAATTGATTATTTTAATACATTGAGTTTAGCAGACATAGAAAGTGTTATACAAAAAATGAACGAATTTTTTGACAACATCGGTGAGGCTACTGTAGTTCCGTCATTTGAGGGGATATGCAATATTAAAGATTGGATTCTTGCTAAAGTTGAAGAGTTAGATTATTGTAAATATGATATTAGATTACCTGATGTATTAGAATTTGGAGATGAAATTGCAATATTTGATGTTCATAAGCAAAAATCTTATCTCATTATAGATGAATTGCAGCTATCACCTGATGATGGAGGGCAAGATGATATTGACATTCGTATTAAGGATGAGAGTGGAGATATACTAGCAAGAGGATACATACAAGTAACATATGGAAACATGGAATTAGATGAGGATGGAGGTCTTGGTGATGGATGCTCTGAAGGAGTAGATTATAATGCATTAGAAATTGAAGAGCAAATTGAGCAAATTGCCTTGGAACTAGAAGCAGAAAGGATCAAGAATGAAGAATTAATAGATGATTTAAGAAATCGATTTGGTTTATAAGCCACGATAGAACTTTTTTTGAGATTAAAGAAAAACAATAATATCGATATTTATAGTGTAAGATTTGATCAGTTATTATCCTAAAAATTTGGTGAATCATCGAAGAATATGATATATCAATTTGACAAAATACATAGTGAGACAAGGAAGAATAATTCAATTAATGACAAAGGTTAAAAGGAGAGATTAATGTTCACAGATAATGAAGATTTATTTTTTGCACCAATAATTGATATAGAAATACATTATTTACAACAATATACTAGTGTTTTTGATTTGGGAAACACTATAGTTGATTTACAAGCTCTGGTTAGCGGAATCACAAGAATATGTGAAGATGATTGTGGGTTGTTTCTTGAAGAGAATCCTTACTATAAAATAGATAAGCCTATACCAAGACAAGAGAA is a window of Lachnoclostridium phytofermentans ISDg DNA encoding:
- a CDS encoding ISL3 family transposase, which produces MHSNCTRNLLDLKDVYIKKVVHADHYVKIFIETAPSLHTCPCCGNQTKRIHDYRNQEIKDLPFQMKHTYLVLKKRRYVCQCGKRFTEKYHFLPSYQQRTLRLSYKIIDLLRNLINIKSVAEITNVSVNTVTRLLDTVNYSAPSLPECISIDEFKGDTDAGKYQCILLDAKKRSILDILPDRTQSHLSAYFKETSRAERHRVKFFVCDMWQPYVDLAKAYFPNATIIIDKYHFIRYVTWAIENVRKRLQKTMSANLRKYYKRSRKLILTRYAKLKDENKKACDLMLLYNDDLRVAHNLKEWFYGICQSEKYSYQRTAFWDWVKTAEKSGIPEFENCAKTYRNWSKGILNAFKYKYTNGPTEGYNNKIKVLKRLSFGMRNFNRFRTRIIHCTI
- a CDS encoding PIN domain-containing protein, with translation MKYILMDTNIYLDILIDRKNQVSSKLVETFEKLLDYDEIKLIVPSIVKFETYKHIYEEFDKVSKNLKKTIKNIEQLYGINAYKVNSLDIKDYKKKSKKELQDAADMFEANKETYLEDLKRLIEKVFNHRNTIIINEDDNLIKSCFLRRMYKKAPFHIEGKDSIADGMITETLINITYYITVDDDSEVYFVTGNYTDFADKDNKDILHPHIDQDLVSNGLDKKVSYIRTFQQLIGKSLVQEVTNANLKEEFERELEEEEEQLREQQEMEYSDLYRESFGLSSLSSFESNLEDTFIDSDFYEKVCSVFRDINGTYSAFEDFASFYEYDLIDYFNTLSLADIESVIQKMNEFFDNIGEATVVPSFEGICNIKDWILAKVEELDYCKYDIRLPDVLEFGDEIAIFDVHKQKSYLIIDELQLSPDDGGQDDIDIRIKDESGDILARGYIQVTYGNMELDEDGGLGDGCSEGVDYNALEIEEQIEQIALELEAERIKNEELIDDLRNRFGL